A region of Drosophila mauritiana strain mau12 chromosome 3L, ASM438214v1, whole genome shotgun sequence DNA encodes the following proteins:
- the LOC117139770 gene encoding membrane-associated guanylate kinase, WW and PDZ domain-containing protein 3 isoform X4, whose product MRLGGSGIPYDGDPLTMSAAGNDYAELCDLGPSRWSARPYGYNATAAAAASFGLGPSMGGTQSSSSVPTGGSAGLSGHHLRSSGAPGPSSFEAEDIGMAFGMISPPPGSGPYVGSSAAAGGSRVGNSTSSLRGAGGRSGLYYSPPGTSYTIVERPHSPHYYFNSAGVPTKGGSLPGRGSAYLSSSPASHMAAGTAGTLPTSTAASGRSMGQHASSNGNKKRPISPEQVLRMFGATQSSSVPTSSYHYSNGGTRDRDRTGRGGPASSPPSTTHQIYRDRERERDRSVPNIHELTTRTVSMSRDQQIDHGFGICVKGGKDSGLGVYISRIEENSVAERAGLRPGDTILEVNGTPFTSINHEEALKRCVQILKSSRQISMTVRAPPTLNSTAPLHGFGPPSRDPMYASMAPPLHPQNQAAAAAAAAAASGAGLPFRQTCSWMDRHGRPASPPMEYGGRRSERRDRIRRVELLIEPGQSLGLMIRGGVEYGLGIFVTGVDKDSVADRSGLMIGDEILEVNGQSFLDVTHDEAVGQLKYHKRMSLVIRDVGKVPHSCTSIEMEPWDAYSPTGTRARRKGQIATMVEEKARSLLPRHHFASLSYYIAEYSAKAMTIDAFVAVLLEMLDTYEKHTLVTEIRELVFPEDRTRYDELVYRRERDPYSVDRHRRKGDPARDLPVTADDLEIIAATGRSPSSDSGLGMTVTDIHKRPALQLPHRPMSAGPILHRSQPASHYQTGSNQSSSSLSPPQQQQQQQHYQPHHASLRHLGGIGGNVGSGRHHHHPLGPSQLKFRQTKDNQQQEYGCDEHRTRRGSETLLPEYEPDAEQSMQRLSAEQNGGSTTEQTHEHNPNVVPDHRGNLHITVKKTKPILGIAIEGGANTKHPLPRIINIHENGAAFEAGGLEVGQLILEVDGTKVEGLHHQEVARLIAECFANREKAEITFLVVEAKKSNLEPKPTALIFLEA is encoded by the exons ATGCGCCTTGGGGGCAGTGGCATTCCATACGACGGCGACCCCCTGACAATGAGCGCAGCTGGCAACGACTATGCCGAACTCTGTGATCTTGGACCCTCGCGATGGAGTGCCCGACCCTACGGATACAATGCGACCGCAGCGGCAGCCGCCAGCTTTGGCCTTGGGCCCTCAATGGGCGGAACGCAGTCGTCGTCGAGCGTGCCGACGGGCGGATCGGCGGGACTCAGTGGTCACCACCTGCGCAGTAGTGGAGCGCCGGGGCCGAGCAGCTTCGAGGCGGAGGACATTGGAATGGCCTTTGGCATGATCAGTCCGCCGCCGGGCAGCGGACCCTACGTTGGCtcgtcggcggcggcgggcGGTTCGCGCGTTGGCAACAGCACCAGTTCGTTGCGCGGTGCCGGCGGTCGATCCGGATTGTATTACTCCCCGCCGGGCACCTCTTACACGATCGTCGAGCGCCCCCACTCGCCGCACTACTACTTCAACTCGGCGGGCGTGCCCACCAAGGGCGGCTCGTTGCCGGGGCGTGGCAGCGCCTATCTCAGCTCCTCACCCGCCAGCCACATGGCCGCCGGAACGGCGGGCACACTACCCACATCGACGGCGGCCAGTGGGCGATCGATGGGCCAGCACGCGagcagcaacggcaacaaGAAGCGGCCCATATCGCCGGAGCAGGTGCTCCGCATGTTCGGCGCCACCCAGTCGTCATCAGTTCCTACGAGTAGCTACCACTACAGCAACGGCGGCACGCGGGATCGGGATCGCACCGGCAGGGGGGGCCCCGCCAGCAGTCCGCCTTCCACCACCCACCAG ATTTATCGGGATCGGGAGCGGGAAAGGGATCGTAGTGTCccgaatatccatgaacttaCGACGCGAACCGTTTCCATGTCGCGCGACCAGCAAATCGATCATGGCTTCGGCATTTGCGTAAAAGGAGGCAAAGACTCAG gctTAGGCGTCTACATCTCACGCATCGAGGAAAATTCGGTGGCCGAGCGCGCTGGCTTGCGACCCGGTGATACAATCCTAGAGGTGAATGGCACCCCCTTCACCTCAATCAATCACGAGGAGGCGCTGAAG AGATGTGTGCAGATATTGAAATCGTCACGTCAAATCAGTATGACGGTGCGAGCGCCGCCCACTCTGAACTCGACCGCCCCGCTCCACGGCTTCGGTCCGCCCTCCCGCGACCCCATGTACGCGTCGATGGCTCCCCCCCTGCACCCACAGAACCaggcggcagcggcagcagcggcggcggcggcctCCGGGGCGGGTCTGCCCTTCCGCCAGACCTGCTCCTGGATGGACCGCCACGGACGACCCGCCTCCCCGCCCATGGAGTACGGGGGCAGGCGCAGCGAGCGAAGGGATCG CATACGTCGTGTAGAGCTGCTGATCGAGCCGGGTCAATCTCTGGGCCTGATGATCCGTGGCGGCGTGGAGTACGGCCTGGGGATCTTTGTCACCGGCGTGGATAAGGACAGCGTGGCGGATCGTTCCGGACTGATGATTGGCGACGAGATCCTCGAGGTCAATGGGCAATCCTTTCTCGATGTGACGCACGACGAAGCGGTGGGTCAGTTGAAGTACCACAAACGCATGTCGCTGGTGATACGTGACGTGGGCAAGGTGCCCCACTCCTGCACCTCCATCGAGATGGAGCCCTGGGACGCCTACAGTCCAACGGGCACAAG AGCACGCCGAAAAGGTCAAATTGCGACCATGGTGGAGGAGAAGGCGCGCTCCCTGCTGCCCCGTCATCACTTTGCAAGCCTTTCGTACTATATTGCCGAATATAGTGCGAAAGCAATGACCATAGATGCCTTTGTTGCCGTCTTGTTAGAGATGTTAGATACGTACGAAAAG CACACGCTAGTGACGGAAATACGGGAATTAGTTTTCCCCGAGGATCGCACGCGATACGATGAGCTCGTCTATCGCAGAGAACGCGATCCTTATAGCGTGGATAGGCATAGG CGTAAGGGAGACCCCGCCCGTGATTTGCCG GTAACTGCCGATGATTTGGAAATAATAGCCGCCACCGGACGGAGTCCTTCGTCGGACTCGGGCCTGGGCATGACCGTAACGGATATACACAAACG ACCCGCACTACAGTTGCCCCATCGGCCCATGTCGGCGGGACCCATACTGCATCGCTCACAGCCAGCATCACATTATCAGACAGGCAGCAACCAGTCCTCATCATCATTGTCGCctccacaacaacaacagcagcagcaacactaTCAACCCCACCATGCCTCATTGCGTCATCTGGGCGGTATCGGCGGCAACGTGGGATCCGGTCGTCATCATCACCATCCGTTGGGACCAAGTCAATTGAAATTCAGGCAGACCAAAGACAATCAGCAACAG GAATACGGCTGTGATGAGCACAGAACTCGCCGGGGCAGCGAAACCCTTTTACCGGAATACGAACCAGATGCG GAACAG TCCATGCAGCGTCTGTCAGCGGAGCAAAATGGTGGTTCAACGACTGAACAAACACATGAACACAATCCAAACGTCGTACCTGATCATAGAGGCAACTTACACATTACAGTTAAGAAAACCAAACCAATTTTAGGTATTGCTATCGAAGGTGGTGCTAATACAAAACACCCGCTCCCTAGGATAATCAATATCCAT GAAAATGGTGCAGCATTTGAAGCGGGCGGCCTAGAAGTCGGCCAACTCATCCTGGAGGTAGATGGAACCAAAGTGGAGGGTCTGCATCATCAG GAGGTTGCTCGACTAATAGCCGAATGCTTTGCTAATCGTGAAAAGGCTGAAATAACCTTCTTAGTTGTCGaagcaaaaaaatcaaatttggaACCGAAGCCGACGGCGCTGATATTTTTAGAAGCCTAA
- the LOC117139770 gene encoding whirlin isoform X6 encodes MRLGGSGIPYDGDPLTMSAAGNDYAELCDLGPSRWSARPYGYNATAAAAASFGLGPSMGGTQSSSSVPTGGSAGLSGHHLRSSGAPGPSSFEAEDIGMAFGMISPPPGSGPYVGSSAAAGGSRVGNSTSSLRGAGGRSGLYYSPPGTSYTIVERPHSPHYYFNSAGVPTKGGSLPGRGSAYLSSSPASHMAAGTAGTLPTSTAASGRSMGQHASSNGNKKRPISPEQVLRMFGATQSSSVPTSSYHYSNGGTRDRDRTGRGGPASSPPSTTHQIYRDRERERDRSVPNIHELTTRTVSMSRDQQIDHGFGICVKGGKDSGLGVYISRIEENSVAERAGLRPGDTILEVNGTPFTSINHEEALKRCVQILKSSRQISMTVRAPPTLNSTAPLHGFGPPSRDPMYASMAPPLHPQNQAAAAAAAAAASGAGLPFRQTCSWMDRHGRPASPPMEYGGRRSERRDRIRRVELLIEPGQSLGLMIRGGVEYGLGIFVTGVDKDSVADRSGLMIGDEILEVNGQSFLDVTHDEAVGQLKYHKRMSLVIRDVGKVPHSCTSIEMEPWDAYSPTGTRARRKGQIATMVEEKARSLLPRHHFASLSYYIAEYSAKAMTIDAFVAVLLEMLDTYEKHTLVTEIRELVFPEDRTRYDELVYRRERDPYSVDRHRRKGDPARDLPEYGCDEHRTRRGSETLLPEYEPDAEQGGYLDGLRSHLGGLTQRVKSWYWGRPLELATKLSRSFDMKEEGGTLLGDKGVRRHQSMQRLSAEQNGGSTTEQTHEHNPNVVPDHRGNLHITVKKTKPILGIAIEGGANTKHPLPRIINIHENGAAFEAGGLEVGQLILEVDGTKVEGLHHQEVARLIAECFANREKAEITFLVVEAKKSNLEPKPTALIFLEA; translated from the exons ATGCGCCTTGGGGGCAGTGGCATTCCATACGACGGCGACCCCCTGACAATGAGCGCAGCTGGCAACGACTATGCCGAACTCTGTGATCTTGGACCCTCGCGATGGAGTGCCCGACCCTACGGATACAATGCGACCGCAGCGGCAGCCGCCAGCTTTGGCCTTGGGCCCTCAATGGGCGGAACGCAGTCGTCGTCGAGCGTGCCGACGGGCGGATCGGCGGGACTCAGTGGTCACCACCTGCGCAGTAGTGGAGCGCCGGGGCCGAGCAGCTTCGAGGCGGAGGACATTGGAATGGCCTTTGGCATGATCAGTCCGCCGCCGGGCAGCGGACCCTACGTTGGCtcgtcggcggcggcgggcGGTTCGCGCGTTGGCAACAGCACCAGTTCGTTGCGCGGTGCCGGCGGTCGATCCGGATTGTATTACTCCCCGCCGGGCACCTCTTACACGATCGTCGAGCGCCCCCACTCGCCGCACTACTACTTCAACTCGGCGGGCGTGCCCACCAAGGGCGGCTCGTTGCCGGGGCGTGGCAGCGCCTATCTCAGCTCCTCACCCGCCAGCCACATGGCCGCCGGAACGGCGGGCACACTACCCACATCGACGGCGGCCAGTGGGCGATCGATGGGCCAGCACGCGagcagcaacggcaacaaGAAGCGGCCCATATCGCCGGAGCAGGTGCTCCGCATGTTCGGCGCCACCCAGTCGTCATCAGTTCCTACGAGTAGCTACCACTACAGCAACGGCGGCACGCGGGATCGGGATCGCACCGGCAGGGGGGGCCCCGCCAGCAGTCCGCCTTCCACCACCCACCAG ATTTATCGGGATCGGGAGCGGGAAAGGGATCGTAGTGTCccgaatatccatgaacttaCGACGCGAACCGTTTCCATGTCGCGCGACCAGCAAATCGATCATGGCTTCGGCATTTGCGTAAAAGGAGGCAAAGACTCAG gctTAGGCGTCTACATCTCACGCATCGAGGAAAATTCGGTGGCCGAGCGCGCTGGCTTGCGACCCGGTGATACAATCCTAGAGGTGAATGGCACCCCCTTCACCTCAATCAATCACGAGGAGGCGCTGAAG AGATGTGTGCAGATATTGAAATCGTCACGTCAAATCAGTATGACGGTGCGAGCGCCGCCCACTCTGAACTCGACCGCCCCGCTCCACGGCTTCGGTCCGCCCTCCCGCGACCCCATGTACGCGTCGATGGCTCCCCCCCTGCACCCACAGAACCaggcggcagcggcagcagcggcggcggcggcctCCGGGGCGGGTCTGCCCTTCCGCCAGACCTGCTCCTGGATGGACCGCCACGGACGACCCGCCTCCCCGCCCATGGAGTACGGGGGCAGGCGCAGCGAGCGAAGGGATCG CATACGTCGTGTAGAGCTGCTGATCGAGCCGGGTCAATCTCTGGGCCTGATGATCCGTGGCGGCGTGGAGTACGGCCTGGGGATCTTTGTCACCGGCGTGGATAAGGACAGCGTGGCGGATCGTTCCGGACTGATGATTGGCGACGAGATCCTCGAGGTCAATGGGCAATCCTTTCTCGATGTGACGCACGACGAAGCGGTGGGTCAGTTGAAGTACCACAAACGCATGTCGCTGGTGATACGTGACGTGGGCAAGGTGCCCCACTCCTGCACCTCCATCGAGATGGAGCCCTGGGACGCCTACAGTCCAACGGGCACAAG AGCACGCCGAAAAGGTCAAATTGCGACCATGGTGGAGGAGAAGGCGCGCTCCCTGCTGCCCCGTCATCACTTTGCAAGCCTTTCGTACTATATTGCCGAATATAGTGCGAAAGCAATGACCATAGATGCCTTTGTTGCCGTCTTGTTAGAGATGTTAGATACGTACGAAAAG CACACGCTAGTGACGGAAATACGGGAATTAGTTTTCCCCGAGGATCGCACGCGATACGATGAGCTCGTCTATCGCAGAGAACGCGATCCTTATAGCGTGGATAGGCATAGG CGTAAGGGAGACCCCGCCCGTGATTTGCCG GAATACGGCTGTGATGAGCACAGAACTCGCCGGGGCAGCGAAACCCTTTTACCGGAATACGAACCAGATGCG GAACAG GGCGGCTACTTAGATGGACTGCGTTCACATTTGGGTGGTTTAACACAACGTGTCAAATCATGGTATTGGGGACGACCTCTA GAGTTGGCCACAAAACTCTCAAGAAGTTTCGATATGAAGGAAGAAGGCGGCACATTGCTGGGCGATAAAGGTGTACGAAGGCATCAG TCCATGCAGCGTCTGTCAGCGGAGCAAAATGGTGGTTCAACGACTGAACAAACACATGAACACAATCCAAACGTCGTACCTGATCATAGAGGCAACTTACACATTACAGTTAAGAAAACCAAACCAATTTTAGGTATTGCTATCGAAGGTGGTGCTAATACAAAACACCCGCTCCCTAGGATAATCAATATCCAT GAAAATGGTGCAGCATTTGAAGCGGGCGGCCTAGAAGTCGGCCAACTCATCCTGGAGGTAGATGGAACCAAAGTGGAGGGTCTGCATCATCAG GAGGTTGCTCGACTAATAGCCGAATGCTTTGCTAATCGTGAAAAGGCTGAAATAACCTTCTTAGTTGTCGaagcaaaaaaatcaaatttggaACCGAAGCCGACGGCGCTGATATTTTTAGAAGCCTAA
- the LOC117139770 gene encoding whirlin isoform X8 has product MRLGGSGIPYDGDPLTMSAAGNDYAELCDLGPSRWSARPYGYNATAAAAASFGLGPSMGGTQSSSSVPTGGSAGLSGHHLRSSGAPGPSSFEAEDIGMAFGMISPPPGSGPYVGSSAAAGGSRVGNSTSSLRGAGGRSGLYYSPPGTSYTIVERPHSPHYYFNSAGVPTKGGSLPGRGSAYLSSSPASHMAAGTAGTLPTSTAASGRSMGQHASSNGNKKRPISPEQVLRMFGATQSSSVPTSSYHYSNGGTRDRDRTGRGGPASSPPSTTHQIYRDRERERDRSVPNIHELTTRTVSMSRDQQIDHGFGICVKGGKDSGLGVYISRIEENSVAERAGLRPGDTILEVNGTPFTSINHEEALKRCVQILKSSRQISMTVRAPPTLNSTAPLHGFGPPSRDPMYASMAPPLHPQNQAAAAAAAAAASGAGLPFRQTCSWMDRHGRPASPPMEYGGRRSERRDRIRRVELLIEPGQSLGLMIRGGVEYGLGIFVTGVDKDSVADRSGLMIGDEILEVNGQSFLDVTHDEAVGQLKYHKRMSLVIRDVGKVPHSCTSIEMEPWDAYSPTGTRARRKGQIATMVEEKARSLLPRHHFASLSYYIAEYSAKAMTIDAFVAVLLEMLDTYEKHTLVTEIRELVFPEDRTRYDELVYRRERDPYSVDRHRRKGDPARDLPEYGCDEHRTRRGSETLLPEYEPDAEQELATKLSRSFDMKEEGGTLLGDKGVRRHQSMQRLSAEQNGGSTTEQTHEHNPNVVPDHRGNLHITVKKTKPILGIAIEGGANTKHPLPRIINIHENGAAFEAGGLEVGQLILEVDGTKVEGLHHQEVARLIAECFANREKAEITFLVVEAKKSNLEPKPTALIFLEA; this is encoded by the exons ATGCGCCTTGGGGGCAGTGGCATTCCATACGACGGCGACCCCCTGACAATGAGCGCAGCTGGCAACGACTATGCCGAACTCTGTGATCTTGGACCCTCGCGATGGAGTGCCCGACCCTACGGATACAATGCGACCGCAGCGGCAGCCGCCAGCTTTGGCCTTGGGCCCTCAATGGGCGGAACGCAGTCGTCGTCGAGCGTGCCGACGGGCGGATCGGCGGGACTCAGTGGTCACCACCTGCGCAGTAGTGGAGCGCCGGGGCCGAGCAGCTTCGAGGCGGAGGACATTGGAATGGCCTTTGGCATGATCAGTCCGCCGCCGGGCAGCGGACCCTACGTTGGCtcgtcggcggcggcgggcGGTTCGCGCGTTGGCAACAGCACCAGTTCGTTGCGCGGTGCCGGCGGTCGATCCGGATTGTATTACTCCCCGCCGGGCACCTCTTACACGATCGTCGAGCGCCCCCACTCGCCGCACTACTACTTCAACTCGGCGGGCGTGCCCACCAAGGGCGGCTCGTTGCCGGGGCGTGGCAGCGCCTATCTCAGCTCCTCACCCGCCAGCCACATGGCCGCCGGAACGGCGGGCACACTACCCACATCGACGGCGGCCAGTGGGCGATCGATGGGCCAGCACGCGagcagcaacggcaacaaGAAGCGGCCCATATCGCCGGAGCAGGTGCTCCGCATGTTCGGCGCCACCCAGTCGTCATCAGTTCCTACGAGTAGCTACCACTACAGCAACGGCGGCACGCGGGATCGGGATCGCACCGGCAGGGGGGGCCCCGCCAGCAGTCCGCCTTCCACCACCCACCAG ATTTATCGGGATCGGGAGCGGGAAAGGGATCGTAGTGTCccgaatatccatgaacttaCGACGCGAACCGTTTCCATGTCGCGCGACCAGCAAATCGATCATGGCTTCGGCATTTGCGTAAAAGGAGGCAAAGACTCAG gctTAGGCGTCTACATCTCACGCATCGAGGAAAATTCGGTGGCCGAGCGCGCTGGCTTGCGACCCGGTGATACAATCCTAGAGGTGAATGGCACCCCCTTCACCTCAATCAATCACGAGGAGGCGCTGAAG AGATGTGTGCAGATATTGAAATCGTCACGTCAAATCAGTATGACGGTGCGAGCGCCGCCCACTCTGAACTCGACCGCCCCGCTCCACGGCTTCGGTCCGCCCTCCCGCGACCCCATGTACGCGTCGATGGCTCCCCCCCTGCACCCACAGAACCaggcggcagcggcagcagcggcggcggcggcctCCGGGGCGGGTCTGCCCTTCCGCCAGACCTGCTCCTGGATGGACCGCCACGGACGACCCGCCTCCCCGCCCATGGAGTACGGGGGCAGGCGCAGCGAGCGAAGGGATCG CATACGTCGTGTAGAGCTGCTGATCGAGCCGGGTCAATCTCTGGGCCTGATGATCCGTGGCGGCGTGGAGTACGGCCTGGGGATCTTTGTCACCGGCGTGGATAAGGACAGCGTGGCGGATCGTTCCGGACTGATGATTGGCGACGAGATCCTCGAGGTCAATGGGCAATCCTTTCTCGATGTGACGCACGACGAAGCGGTGGGTCAGTTGAAGTACCACAAACGCATGTCGCTGGTGATACGTGACGTGGGCAAGGTGCCCCACTCCTGCACCTCCATCGAGATGGAGCCCTGGGACGCCTACAGTCCAACGGGCACAAG AGCACGCCGAAAAGGTCAAATTGCGACCATGGTGGAGGAGAAGGCGCGCTCCCTGCTGCCCCGTCATCACTTTGCAAGCCTTTCGTACTATATTGCCGAATATAGTGCGAAAGCAATGACCATAGATGCCTTTGTTGCCGTCTTGTTAGAGATGTTAGATACGTACGAAAAG CACACGCTAGTGACGGAAATACGGGAATTAGTTTTCCCCGAGGATCGCACGCGATACGATGAGCTCGTCTATCGCAGAGAACGCGATCCTTATAGCGTGGATAGGCATAGG CGTAAGGGAGACCCCGCCCGTGATTTGCCG GAATACGGCTGTGATGAGCACAGAACTCGCCGGGGCAGCGAAACCCTTTTACCGGAATACGAACCAGATGCG GAACAG GAGTTGGCCACAAAACTCTCAAGAAGTTTCGATATGAAGGAAGAAGGCGGCACATTGCTGGGCGATAAAGGTGTACGAAGGCATCAG TCCATGCAGCGTCTGTCAGCGGAGCAAAATGGTGGTTCAACGACTGAACAAACACATGAACACAATCCAAACGTCGTACCTGATCATAGAGGCAACTTACACATTACAGTTAAGAAAACCAAACCAATTTTAGGTATTGCTATCGAAGGTGGTGCTAATACAAAACACCCGCTCCCTAGGATAATCAATATCCAT GAAAATGGTGCAGCATTTGAAGCGGGCGGCCTAGAAGTCGGCCAACTCATCCTGGAGGTAGATGGAACCAAAGTGGAGGGTCTGCATCATCAG GAGGTTGCTCGACTAATAGCCGAATGCTTTGCTAATCGTGAAAAGGCTGAAATAACCTTCTTAGTTGTCGaagcaaaaaaatcaaatttggaACCGAAGCCGACGGCGCTGATATTTTTAGAAGCCTAA